TTTGCCATGGCAGAGGCTTGCCCCTGCTGTTGTATCTGAATAGCTAAATAAACTTGACGTTAGCTAGCTGATGTACTAAAGCCTGGATGAGCCTCTGAGAGCCTGAGGAGTGAACTCGGAGATCTTTTAACCGTTGGGATTTTTGTTAAACGTTAGCTACACCAACGTGTGTAAATGTACAGAGACGTTGTTTTTCTAGATGACTGAGAAGACTGGTGTTACATGTCATCCAAGATGAATGTCAGGCAGGATGCCatttgactgtgttttttttttctctctctctctctctctctctctctctctctctctctctctctaccccatcGTCACTTCCGTTTCATTAGACTCCCTTATCGGCAGCAGGAGtcttgttatggctgatagtgtgttttatttgtatGTAAAAATATCAAAAGTATAAGGATAAACATTGTACATACGCCAAATGCTAATCCTGTAAAATCCTGAGCCTTGCAGATGTTTTCCCTCTAATGTGTCCTCAGGTAATGAAGTCATCATGTTGGCCAGAGCTGCTCTGCGCGGGGAGCCTGTGCTACCTGTGATTCCCTCGGCTGGTTGACTGCTTCACTTCAGACCTTCCTTCCCGTCAAGCCATGGTTACGCTAAATGTTGAGCAGATCTGTAGTCTTGACGTCAACTACAACCACTGGACATCGCTCTGGTGAGGCTGGGTTTAGTAATTTGTCTTGGTATTTATTATCACCGCAAAAGCACATGAAATTCATGCAAAACCTTTTATTCCTATATCTGTAATCTCTCTCAGCTTCTGCATGATCCTCACAGCCTCACTGAAACCTGCTGGCCCACAGATCAGATGGATTGATGCCTGGTGAGTATGCAGGTGTTTAGAAGCAAGATTTGTTACTTTGGAGACTGTAACAAAATGTAAGAATATGATCTTAAAATATAGTATGTAATACAATCttttaacaatttttttttttttttttttttttttaaatgtaagaaaCCTGTATAATTACATTTCAAGATATTTTCAGACCATTTCTATTTGTCTATTCAATGTAAACCTCCAGATTCACAATATATTTCAGAAATGGACAcgcatacaaggtttttgtatgactGCAACTGTATGTCCTGTGTGTGAGCAATTCTATAATTGTTTGATCCGATCTCCATTGAAAACCTAATCCAACAAGGGAGATGCATCATTATGTATcgtgcatttatttattgagccAAATTACAATAATGTGTTGGATAACTGTGAACATTTGATCTAATGTGACCACCTTCAGTAGCAATATCTTAAGCTAAACGTTCCTGATAACTGGTGATAAATCCTGCTATAGGAGGAATTTTGAACTGCACTTTTTATTTTGGTCCCACAAACAGGTCTGTCAAACAAAGTTTAGAGATGTCCTGATCTAGTCACCACAGGCGCCAGTGCAAGCTTTCTGTAGATAACAGCTACACAATTTTGGctaataaaactgtaaaatgacTTTGCACTGATTTGGTTTTCTGTTACATGTGTGCCTTAGCCCACTGACCCACGCAGTGTGCAGAGTGTTTCTGGGATGGTTTTGGGTCTATCCTGCCATGATTCAGAAGTAAATATGTGATAAGAGTGCAGTTCCACTCATGAATAAACTAGAATACACTACTGTAATTGAGCAAGTACAACGTAACTGGCTTGGTTTAGCCCAATCACAGCATAAGAACCCCAGTTACTACATTGCAagttttcactgtaaaataggTCCACAGGGcagttatttaaatgttttgtcaTCTGCTGAGATGGCTCCTCACTGTTGAATGCTGCATGTCCATTAATGGCGCTGATGGAGTATCAGAGCTTGATCTGGTAGAACGCTAATAACTAAGGATCGGCGCTGGATTGAACTTAAATAGCTGCCACAGATCCATTGAAGCATACCTGGGTCTCCCTGATCCCAGTACCTGATACTAATCTGTTAATTAAGCAATGAATACAAGCTGCTGGACAGCACACATTTTgaattgttgtgtttttatgtttggttttgtttttgttaaaatGACAATCTTGGTAGAAATCTTTTTGTAACCTTTTCAACTGGGACGAGTAATAGTGTCTCTTTTCTGAGGTTCTCAGGAATCTACTTTGATTGAGGCATAGGACACACTGCGCTAAATCTGTATAGTGACGACTGCATTTGAATTGTGAAGATTTATGTTCTTGAAACATGGGAGGGGTAGCTCAACTGCGAAACGTGGCAATATTTACTTTGTCACCACAAAGCCTTTACAGTGTCctcatttcacaccaaatcacACTGAATGATCTTTGCATTATATCTCTTAACAGCATTATGTggaaatttttaaaaaatgacccTTTAGGGCGTAGTCAGTTCATCTCGCTTTTGCTGTCTGGATTCACAGCATCAGTAAATATCAGTAATATCTCCATATTTTACTGATTCCACCACTCTTGTGCAGATTAACCTTTATCTACTCATACTTCAGAACACTTGCTGGGTCCTGGCCTTTCTGTTTGAGGCACATCAGTACAGTGTATACTATCTTTGATGCATTTCCATGTACATACAAAACCGAAGAGCTAAAAACATGCCCATATGCTGATCTAGCTGTTGGTGTTTTGCTCTTGTTAAGCTCAGCAGCTAGACttgcatgcaaatgtttgtcCTGGATTAAGTAGAAAAGTAACTTTAGAAGAGAAGCGAAAACGCCTAtgccctgtttacacctggttacttcatgtgactagtatttGAATTGTATCCTGGTAGGATTTTAGCCACCTGTATTTACACTTCATAGACAGAtgtgtctccggttagtcaAACTGAAATCTTGCTGTGTGTGAGGAAATGCTAATTTGCTCATGGCACAGCAATTATTCCTGGTGTTTCGATTCTACTTGAAGGGGTTAAATGCAtcttgggtgcgtttacacCCAAGCAATtggcatttttatgtggcttggccttcttGGTCTGATTAACCAGAGATACGTGTGacaaagtgtaaatgcatgtggctaaaatgaGGATACAATCCGGATACTAGTCATATGAAGTGGACAAGTGTAAATGGGGTCTGAGTTGCAGTGCAGatatttttgcattttgaatGTCAGTTTCATTAATTGTTTTCAGTGAAAGCTGTCAGAACCAAGTCCTATAATAAACATGTGTTTTTACAGCATAGAAAAATGCTTAATTTGACACTGACATAACAAAACTGTAGCTAGAAAAACATTTGCCATGAAGTCGTATTTGTATAATTCTTCAAAACATCCTATTTGAAACTCCCTATGTGTAGggaaacctgtattaatttgctCTATGTTGTAAATGTAGCAAATACTGTAATCCTCTTTTGCTGTTGTTGGTGAGTTTGTGTTTAAAGGTAGAACTTCCCATCcctaaaaaacaatgaaaactcAAGTTCTGAAGTTTTCTCCCATGTTGCTAATAGATGGTGTTTGTGAAatacttgtgtttttttttcatgtttcacAGAGAGCAGTTATTGGCAGCTCTGCCCTTCCTCAAAGTCTGGCCTGCAGGGCGTGCTGAGCTCCAGCTTCCCCCCCGGCCCTGTGCCTCTTGGACCTTCTGCTGCCCACCTGCCGGAGGGGGACACCCTGAATCGCCCACTTGCCCCAAGCACCTCTGTGACGGACCTGTCTTTTCCCGggccaccccctccccccccgcCACCCCCAAAACGCCACTGTCGTTCGCTGTCTGTACCGGAGGACCTCTCACGCTGCCGGTACACCTGGCGGCCAAGTGCCTCCAAGGTCTGGACACCAGTGAACCGTCGATGCCACAGTGGAGGGGGCGCGGGGGGGCCATGTCCGCTGCGTGCCCCCAGTTCCTCTCTCAATTCGTCTCTGCATTCTTCCTCCAGTCCTACCTTCTTCAGCTTAGCCCTTTCCCCAGATTCCCCACTGCCTTGGAGTTTCCCTTGGGACCCGAGTGACACTGCCGGAGGCGGTGCGTGTTGCTGCTTTTTCCCTTCACCTTCCTCATGCTCTTCCTCACCTTCTCCTCTTCACCCTCCTCACCCTCCACAGCGTCgcttctcactctctcctgtGCTCATCCGTGAAGCTGCTGCACACTTCCTTCCGCCTCCCCAGGTGCCCCCACAGCCAACAACCCATCCTCCGGCAGTGCCCGCCTCACCGTCGTCTGCGTGCAGCACTCCATCTTCACTGCGCCGCGCGCTTCCTCCTCAGCTTCCACGCTGTCACTCTCAGCCATGTGACCTACTCCTGCTCAAACCTGGTCTGAAGCGCCGAAGGGATCCAGACAGACCATGTGCACGGCCTGTGCTAGACTTCGCAAAAATGACACAGGTAGCTTTTTGGTTTCTTTGTACACTTGCATATATATGTtgggaatatatatattttgggaAGGAGAAAAGGTTTAATCAGGTTTAATCAGCAATACATATATTAAAGCAGTGTTATAGAGTAGGGATTCTCGATCACTCACAGTAGTAAAATGTGCAGCCCCTGTTACTGGGGTCCGAAAAACTGCCCTTCAGACTACTACTTCAGCCTTTTTTACTTTGTGAACAGTGCCCCGACTCCCAGCGGGCACATAATGCCTGGTTGGGAGTCATATGAGCTTCTGGATTCAAACCCCTGGTCTATACTGTGTGCACCACAGTGAGCTGAGCCTGAttcagcagtaaaactgtatggAAGCCTAGCTAATAATTATctaataatatctaataattatcTAATAATTGTTTTTGGATAAAGTTTCCAGTACAGAATTCTGATTGGATATAAGCATAGAAATTTAAACATCATATACAACAAAatatcacacacatacttcGCAACTAACTGTGTAGATACAAGTCATTTTAGTGTATGCTCATCATTTTAGTAAAATGTACTGAATACAAATTCAGTATTTGTCACCTCAGTTACAGATTTTACTGCTTACTTAGTGCTTTGCATCTTGTCTCTTTTCataatttcacattgtttacCTTTCTTTTCAGACCCGAAGCACGGATCCCCTAAGTTGTTTGGAGCGTGGTAGACTTGCCTGTGGAGGGGACGTCTGCATGGGCCTTGAGCCTTTTTTTGGAGACTTTAGAGGGTCATGTTCACCCGCTGAAGGCTTGGGAAGGACGAGTATTGGACCACTGAGTGAaagtgatgaggaggaggaggaggacagagAGGAAGCAGACTCTGCACGTGATGGGGGACAACAAAGTGT
This sequence is a window from Salminus brasiliensis chromosome 18, fSalBra1.hap2, whole genome shotgun sequence. Protein-coding genes within it:
- the fam53c gene encoding protein FAM53C, translating into MPESSYWQLCPSSKSGLQGVLSSSFPPGPVPLGPSAAHLPEGDTLNRPLAPSTSVTDLSFPGPPPPPPPPPKRHCRSLSVPEDLSRCRYTWRPSASKVWTPVNRRCHSGGGAGGPCPLRAPSSSLNSSLHSSSSPTFFSLALSPDSPLPWSFPWDPSDTAGGGACCCFFPSPSSCSSSPSPLHPPHPPQRRFSLSPVLIREAAAHFLPPPQVPPQPTTHPPAVPASPSSACSTPSSLRRALPPQLPRCHSQPCDLLLLKPGLKRRRDPDRPCARPVLDFAKMTQTRSTDPLSCLERGRLACGGDVCMGLEPFFGDFRGSCSPAEGLGRTSIGPLSESDEEEEEDREEADSARDGGQQSVFERDCTELDITLIEEN